Below is a genomic region from Prochlorococcus marinus str. MIT 0918.
TGTGGCTAGTAAATTTACTAGTTGTGCAAGGAGGTTTTTTTCAGATCTTGATTTGCCTGTGGAATTAGTTCATTTAACAGGTTCTGTTGAGCTTGGTCCTTTAACTGGAATAGCAGAGGCGATTGTAGATTTAGTTGCCACTGGTAGAACACTTGAAGAAAATGGTTTGGTAGAAATTGATCAGCTTTTTTATTCAACCGCTCGATTAATTGCTAATCCACTCTCATTACGTTTAGATGATGGGACACTTCAAGATATTATTGAAACAATTAAATCTCAATTACACACTTCTAGAAAATAATTGTAAATGCTTTTAAAAGATTTTTATAGAGTTAAAAGACTTGGACGTTATCTTAGGAAAGATAAAAAACGATTAGCGTTAATTGTTTTGTTGCTTTTGCCACTGTCATTTGCAGGAGCAATTCAACCTTTATTAGTAGGTCAAGCAATAAGTTCTTTAAAAGGTGAACCCACTCTCTTTTGGCTTAGTAATTTATCAACATCAAATGCAGTTAGAACTTTAATAATAGTTCTTTTTATCTCTGTACTTATTCGATTATGCCTTCAGGGTTATCAATCTTACAATATTCAATCTGTAGGGCAAAGTTTAACTTCCAGAATTAGAAAAGATTTATTTGCTCATTCAATGAATCTCTCATTGCGTTATCACGATTCAATGCCTGTAGGTAAGTTGTTGACAAGATTAACCAGTGATGTAGATGCATTGTCTGAAGTTTTTGGGAGTGGAGCTGTAGGAGTACTTGCAGATATTGTCAGTCTTATTGTTATTACATGCACGATGATTGCCATTGATATGAAGTTAGGAATTCTTCTTTTGGCAACACAGGTACCAGTGACTTATTTAATACTTTGGTTGCAAAAAAGATATAGAAGGGCTAACTATCGTGTTAGAGAAGAATTGTCTGAATTAAATGCGGATTTTCAAGAAAACTTGCAAGGTATTGAAGTAGTTCAGATGTTTCGAAGAGAATCAACAAACGCTAAAAAATTTGCTCTTACTGGTAATAAATATAGAAACGCTGTAAATGGAACCATTTTTTATGACAGCAGTATCTCAGCATTTATAGAATGGGTTTCCTTGGCTGTAGTTGCTGTTGTTATTGCTTTAGGGGGATTACTTGTCACTAAAGGATCTATGGGATTAGGAACTCTTACCTCATTTATTCTCTATTCACAAAGACTGTTTGAACCTCTAAGACAACTTGCAGAACGATTTACTCAGATACAAGGAGGCTTAACCGCAGTAGAAAGAATTGGTGAATTATTAGAAGAGAAAATTGAAATAAAAGATATTAAAGAGACTAAAGATTATATAAATGAAGACCTAAATAAGTCTAAAAAAATAGATTTAGGGGAGATTATTTTTGATAATGTTAGTTTTTCATATAGACCTAATGATCAAATAATAAATAATCTTAGCTTTAAAATCTCTCCAGGAGAGCATGTTGCACTTGTGGGGCCAACAGGATCTGGGAAAACAACTGTTATTAGACTTTTATGCCGCCTATATGAGCCTCAAAAGGGAACAATTTTGATTGATGGTGTTGACATAAAAACTATCCCTTTGACAAAGTTAAGAAGGCAAATTGGAGTAGTTCTTCAAGATACTTTTTTATTTAGTGGTAATATTGCTGATAACCTTAGACTTGACTCTTCTCTTTCCAATGAAGAACTTATTCAAATATGTGATGAATTAGGATTAGGTTCATTATTAAATAGATTCCCAAATGGTTTAAATACTACATTAAGAGAGCGAGGTGGAAATATATCATCAGGAGAAAGACAATTACTTTCTGTGGCTCGAGTAGCTATTCGTAATCCTAATATTTTGATAATGGATGAAGCTACTGCATTTATGGATCCATCCACAGAAGCTGCTTTGCAGAGAGATTTAGATAGGCTTTTGGTTAAAAGAACAGCCTTAGTCATTGCACATCGTCTTGCAACTATTGAATCATCAGATCGTATTTTGGTTATGAAAAAGGGCAGGCTTATAGAACAAGGTAGTCATGAAGAATTGAGAGCCCAAAGAGGACTTTATGAACAATTAGCTAAATTACAGGAGCAAGGTCTTGCTAAATTTTAATTAGTATTATTGACTGATGATTAGAAATTTTGGCCAAGGCAAAATAAGGACTTCAAATATATTAAAAAACTCCTTATCAAATGCGGATTTGTTTGAAAGTTATGGAGCTGATGCATGTGAATGCCCATCTAGCCATAAAAAGTTTTATTTTGTTTTTAGTCAATCTAGACCGCTTGACCTGATAGAACTAGAACAGTTGCTTCAATCTGTTGGTTGGAGTAGAAGACCTACTAGGCGAGTTAAAAAGGCACTGGAAAATAGTTTGTTAAAAGTAGGCTTATGGCAACATGATTCAAAGTTTCCGAGGTTAATAGGATTTGCAAGATGTACTGGTGATGGAATTCTTCAAGCTACTGTTTGGGATGTTGCTATTCACCCTGTTTATCAAGGTCTTGGCTTAGGGAAAGAGCTGATGGCTTATTTGCTAAAAAGTTTAAAAGCTCTAGATATCGAAAGGGTTGTTTTGTTTGCTGACCCAGGAGTAGTTAGTTTTTATAAAAATCAGGGTTGGGAATTAGAACCAAAAGGGGATCGCTGTGCCTTTTGGTATGCAAATTAATATAGGTTCGCGTTTTAATTAATTTTTTTTGAATAATATTCTTCTGCCAACTCTTTAATACTTTCCCCTTGCCTCCACCTATATCTTAAGAAAGCATTTTTAATAGAGTTTGAAATTATGTTGCTGGAAATATATTTTCTGCTGCTAGTTGTAAGTTCAATTCCTATTCCCTTGATTTTTGTTTTTTTACTTAAACGTATAATGAGATCAAGGTCTTCCATAATATGGATTTTTTTGTGACCACCGACTTGAAAATAAAGTTCTTTATTTATTAGCAAACCTTGATCTCCATACGGTCTATGGAAAACATGACTTCTTATGGCAATCAGAATTTCCATTAAGGACCAAATTATTCCCTTTTTATTTATTTTGAAATCGAAAAACCAGCAATATTCTTTGGTTGATTTATTTGTTATTAGAGTTTGAATTTTTTCGGGCCATTTCTTGTTCATTCTTGAATCAGAATGTAAGAATAAAAACCATTCACCTTCTGCATTTAAAGCACCCTTATAAAGCTGGTAACCTCTATTTGCTTTTTTCGTTTTGATAATTTTTGCCCCACCTATTTGTGCTATTAATTTTGTGAGGTCTGAACTTCCACAATCAATAATAATTAATTCAAATTCGTATGGGTAAAGGTTTAAGTCTGCTATTAGAAGAGGAAGGTTAATCGCTTCATTTAACGTAGGAATAATTATACTAATTTTTTTCATCTCTGCCATGGAATTAGATCACTTATCATATCAATATCATTTTTTGTATTAAGTAATTTATATTTTAAACCTTTGAGTTTGGCTCTTCTCAAAGTCTCTTTTAAAACAGTACAATTCCCCCAGTTGATACCATTAAAAGGCCAAGAAATATCTGGCTTAATAATCTTATCTGACAAGCCTATTAACCAATAACCACCATCAATTGAAGGCCCTAATACTAATTGATTGTGATTTAAACTTTCTAGTGTAATATTTATATCTGATATTGCAAGATTAGGGAGATCGCTACCTATTATAATAGTCTTTCTAGGCTTTTTGATATTGAAACTCCCTTTCCTTTGTGCGAGTAATAATTGTCTTTTCATTTTAATACCTAAGTTCCCTGCGCCCTGAGGTTGAATATTCTTAACCCCTTCCGATTTTGCCCAACGAAAAGCTTTTTGTTTGCCAATTCCATCTACAGCTAAAACCAATTCTATAGCGCCCGTTTTGCTTGCTTCCTTGGCAACCGCGATCGTATGTTTAGTTAATCTTTTTTGTATGTTAGCAGCTCGATTAGGTCCGATTTGGGTTGAGAGTCTTGTTTTGCAACGATTTACAGCGGGCCATCGTGTCATTACGACAAGTATTGGCTTACGCAAATCCTGAGTATTTTCTGAAGAAGAATTGGTTTGTTTTTC
It encodes:
- a CDS encoding TIGR04283 family arsenosugar biosynthesis glycosyltransferase, whose product is MAEMKKISIIIPTLNEAINLPLLIADLNLYPYEFELIIIDCGSSDLTKLIAQIGGAKIIKTKKANRGYQLYKGALNAEGEWFLFLHSDSRMNKKWPEKIQTLITNKSTKEYCWFFDFKINKKGIIWSLMEILIAIRSHVFHRPYGDQGLLINKELYFQVGGHKKIHIMEDLDLIIRLSKKTKIKGIGIELTTSSRKYISSNIISNSIKNAFLRYRWRQGESIKELAEEYYSKKIN
- a CDS encoding TIGR04282 family arsenosugar biosynthesis glycosyltransferase, whose amino-acid sequence is MIEKQTNSSSENTQDLRKPILVVMTRWPAVNRCKTRLSTQIGPNRAANIQKRLTKHTIAVAKEASKTGAIELVLAVDGIGKQKAFRWAKSEGVKNIQPQGAGNLGIKMKRQLLLAQRKGSFNIKKPRKTIIIGSDLPNLAISDINITLESLNHNQLVLGPSIDGGYWLIGLSDKIIKPDISWPFNGINWGNCTVLKETLRRAKLKGLKYKLLNTKNDIDMISDLIPWQR
- a CDS encoding ABC transporter ATP-binding protein; protein product: MLLKDFYRVKRLGRYLRKDKKRLALIVLLLLPLSFAGAIQPLLVGQAISSLKGEPTLFWLSNLSTSNAVRTLIIVLFISVLIRLCLQGYQSYNIQSVGQSLTSRIRKDLFAHSMNLSLRYHDSMPVGKLLTRLTSDVDALSEVFGSGAVGVLADIVSLIVITCTMIAIDMKLGILLLATQVPVTYLILWLQKRYRRANYRVREELSELNADFQENLQGIEVVQMFRRESTNAKKFALTGNKYRNAVNGTIFYDSSISAFIEWVSLAVVAVVIALGGLLVTKGSMGLGTLTSFILYSQRLFEPLRQLAERFTQIQGGLTAVERIGELLEEKIEIKDIKETKDYINEDLNKSKKIDLGEIIFDNVSFSYRPNDQIINNLSFKISPGEHVALVGPTGSGKTTVIRLLCRLYEPQKGTILIDGVDIKTIPLTKLRRQIGVVLQDTFLFSGNIADNLRLDSSLSNEELIQICDELGLGSLLNRFPNGLNTTLRERGGNISSGERQLLSVARVAIRNPNILIMDEATAFMDPSTEAALQRDLDRLLVKRTALVIAHRLATIESSDRILVMKKGRLIEQGSHEELRAQRGLYEQLAKLQEQGLAKF
- a CDS encoding GNAT family N-acetyltransferase, whose translation is MIRNFGQGKIRTSNILKNSLSNADLFESYGADACECPSSHKKFYFVFSQSRPLDLIELEQLLQSVGWSRRPTRRVKKALENSLLKVGLWQHDSKFPRLIGFARCTGDGILQATVWDVAIHPVYQGLGLGKELMAYLLKSLKALDIERVVLFADPGVVSFYKNQGWELEPKGDRCAFWYAN